Proteins from one Triticum aestivum cultivar Chinese Spring unplaced genomic scaffold, IWGSC CS RefSeq v2.1 scaffold186582, whole genome shotgun sequence genomic window:
- the LOC123177095 gene encoding pathogenesis-related protein 1-like has product MEYSPKLAVVVLLALASAMAVTAQNSEQDFVDAHNAARADVGLGEVTWDATVAAFAQDYADQRRGDCQLIHTPDGRPYGENLYGGGGGGTKWTATDAVNSWVSEKQYYDHDSNTCSAPEGESCGHYTQVVWRDSTAIGCARVVCDSGDGVFIICSYNPPGNFPGVSPY; this is encoded by the coding sequence ATGGAGTACTCGCCGAAGCTAGCAGTAGTGGTGCTCTTAGCTCTCGCGTCCGCCATGGCGGTCACGGCCCAGAACTCGGAGCAGGACTTCGTGGACGCCCACAACGCGGCGCGCGCCGACGTGGGCCTTGGGGAGGTGACATGGGACGCTACGGTGGCAGCCTTCGCGCAGGACTACGCGGATCAGCGCCGCGGCGACTGCCAGCTGATCCATACTCCTGATGGCCGGCCGTACGGGGAGAACCTctacggaggcggcggcggcgggaccaaGTGGACGGCGACGGACGCCGTGAATTCGTGGGTGTCGGAGAAGCAGTACTACGACCACGACAGCAACACCTGCTCGGCGCCGGAGGGTGAGTCGTGCGGGCACTACACGCAGGTGGTGTGGCGCGACTCGACGGCCATCGGTTGCGCCCGCGTCGTCTGCGACAGCGGCGACGGTGTGTTCATCATCTGCAGCTACAACCCGCCAGGCAACTTCCCCGGGGTGAGCCCGTACTAG